In a single window of the Metopolophium dirhodum isolate CAU chromosome 2, ASM1992520v1, whole genome shotgun sequence genome:
- the LOC132939123 gene encoding alkylglycerol monooxygenase-like, with product MNLEITNTTVLLWDMFYLGNPHRHMYKDIKHLPHIYAQAWPYFLTLLVLENGLRLWQRKEILRLNDSITSMSHAILQECAKLFYRGSEHCLYFWIYNNYKICELPWNSVAFWYFSAIAVDFCYYWMHRASHEIHFFWAQHQVHHSSEEFNVTVGIRQSVFQSLVGIVCYAPLALFVPPVLLLVHQQLSLLYQIWIHTETITTIGPLDYVLNTPAYHRVHHGSNLYCLDKNYGGVLIIWDRIFGTFQDFYPDKPITYGLVYQKNAFNPLSLQFFYNLNLYYKWNSMKGWKNKLRSVIKGPSWIPGLSWTGHDGRRASVAGRRKKYDVKISYALKSYLLVHFIAVVNGYFTLTTIPRSEINITCLAISTFYVVWSLTSIGLMFEKSSWSTCFECSRCLTMFVHLIYLEPQPFLSALTVVVYQSLMGTSVVVWAVACLMR from the exons ATGAATTTGGAAATCACCAATACAACAGTCTTACTATGGGACATGTTCTACTTGGGTAATCCTCATCGACATATGTACAAGGACATCAAACACTTACCACATATATACGCACAG GCTTGGCCATACTTCTTGACTTTATTGGTGTTAGAAAATGGATTGCGGCTATGGCAAAGAAAAGAAATACTTAGACTTAACGACAGCATTACCTCGATGAGTCATGCTATCTTGCAAGAGTGTGCCAA ATTGTTTTATAGAGGATCAGAACATTGCTTGTACTTTtggatttataacaattataaaatttgtgaACTACCTTGGAATTCTGTAGCTTTCTGGTATTTTTCAGCAATTGCAGTTGATTTCTGTTATTATTGGATGCATAGAGCCAGTCatg aaattcattttttttgggCTCAACATCAGGTTCACCACAGTTCTGAGGAATTTAATGTTACTGTCGGGATAAGACAATCGGTATTTCAAAGTTTAGTGGGAAtc GTGTGCTACGCTCCTTTGGCTTTATTCGTTCCACCAGTCTTGTTGTTGGTGCATCAACAGCTGAGTCTCTTATACCAAATTTGGATCCACACCGAAACCATAACAACTATTGGACCGTTGGACTATGTCTTAAACACTCCAGCATATCACAGGGTGCATCACG gaagcAATCTATACTGCTTAGATAAGAACTACGGAGGCGTTTTAATTATATGGGACAGGATATTCGGAACATTCCAAGACTTCTATCCGGACAAGCCCATCACGTATGGCTTAGTATACCAGAAAAATGCATTCAATCCCCTATCCTTGCAA tttttctacaatttaaatttatattataaatggaaTAGTATGAAGGGTTGGAAGAATAAATTAAGATCAGTCATCAAGGGACCAAGCTGGATTCCAGGTCTGTCGTGGACAGGTCACGACGGAAGGCGCGCTAGT GTTGCAGGGcgcagaaaaaaatacgatgtgAAGATATCTTACGCACTAAAGTCATATTTACTAGTTCATTTCATTGCAGTCGTTAATGGCTACTTCACTTTAACAACAATTCCTCGTTCT GAAATTAATATTACGTGCCTGGCAATTTCTACGTTTTATGTTGTCTGGTCATTGACGAGCATAGGCTTGATGTTTGAGAAGTCCTCGTGGTCAACATGTTTTGAATGCTCAAGATGCTTAACCATGTTCGTTCATCTAATATATTTGGAACCACAACCATTTTTGAGTGCATTAACTGTCGTCGTATATCAATCGTTAATGGGCACTTCGGTGGTTGTTTGGGCCGTAGCATGTTTAATGCGTTAA